In the Pseudanabaena sp. PCC 7367 genome, one interval contains:
- a CDS encoding photosystem I reaction center subunit II PsaD, giving the protein MSEETQEVQQEAPPEAKVPVWGGSTGGLLGSASTEEKYLITWTSKKEQVFEMPTAGAATMHAGANILSFAKKEQALALGTQLRKFKITDYRISREFPNGDTVHLHPKDGVFPERVNEGREQVGTKMRKIGDNPNPISVKFTDNATHDV; this is encoded by the coding sequence ATGTCGGAAGAAACACAAGAAGTTCAGCAAGAAGCACCCCCTGAAGCCAAAGTCCCAGTATGGGGCGGAAGCACAGGTGGACTCCTCGGTTCTGCAAGTACCGAAGAAAAGTATCTGATTACCTGGACTAGTAAAAAAGAACAGGTATTCGAGATGCCTACCGCTGGCGCTGCCACCATGCACGCCGGAGCAAACATCTTGTCCTTTGCTAAAAAAGAACAAGCCCTGGCCTTGGGTACGCAACTAAGAAAGTTCAAGATCACCGATTACAGGATCTCCCGTGAGTTCCCCAATGGTGATACTGTTCATCTGCATCCCAAAGACGGCGTGTTCCCTGAGCGGGTCAACGAAGGTAGAGAACAGGTTGGCACCAAGATGCGCAAGATTGGCGACAATCCTAACCCCATCTCGGTCAAGTTTACTGATAATGCAACCCATGATGTCTAA